The following proteins come from a genomic window of Candidatus Lokiarchaeota archaeon:
- a CDS encoding molybdopterin-dependent oxidoreductase produces the protein MTRKKLVTVCPRDCYDTCSLEVITENGSIESIRGYSDSPLTRGITCPRAAKDAERLVKNRVLYPHVSISDKGKLSKKRVSWRTALKEVKNRLREVLNDHGPEAVLLLDYLGNTGILTWHFPRRLWNALGATRTDYSLCAKSGNEAISQYYGKSYGLLPETLLNSDFHVYWGFNAAVSAPHFWNLSRIAREDEDAQVVVIDPRRSKSAQHSDLWLRPKPGSDLALAYGIANQLIAKDYIDHQFLDQWTNGYEHFETQAARWDLESTAEATGIPTQTITEMAAAYGNADRSALLLGVGFQKARQGGEAIGVASLLPALTGLHRGFFYSNGSGFDIDTAYLEGITLADTNPRIVSQVDLSKHVQDGEFKFIFCYSMNPALTVPDQAAFRSGLERSDVFLVVHETHWTETTDYADLVLPAPTYLEKRDIVVPWAHNRIRESPRVVEPQGQSKTEIWLMQEISKALEIEQDWVHADPWKCLDAATSTTFEDGTLEDLIAGETLHLSYRSMTSYSTKSGKIEFDNNLPEYEPTTHSTNQFVLLNSALPQYTHTQFQEVYGPIPSVVYIHPLDACERDIEHGDTIIISNSQGHVLLQANLSIDIQRGTIWTPREGKGLSGTPLNALTSGTPQKLGGGPMFNSTLVSVELYEKC, from the coding sequence ATGACTCGCAAGAAACTCGTTACAGTTTGTCCTCGTGATTGCTATGATACTTGCTCACTAGAGGTAATTACTGAAAATGGCTCAATCGAATCAATCCGAGGTTATTCGGATTCCCCTCTTACTCGCGGTATTACTTGCCCCAGAGCAGCTAAAGACGCAGAGCGATTGGTCAAGAATCGAGTGCTCTATCCACATGTATCCATTTCTGATAAAGGGAAACTAAGCAAGAAACGCGTGAGCTGGAGGACGGCTTTGAAGGAAGTAAAAAATCGATTACGTGAAGTTCTAAATGACCATGGTCCCGAAGCAGTACTACTACTTGATTATCTTGGGAATACTGGTATCCTGACTTGGCATTTCCCTCGCAGGCTATGGAACGCGCTCGGTGCAACGAGGACTGATTATAGCCTTTGTGCAAAATCCGGCAATGAAGCAATCTCTCAATACTATGGCAAATCCTACGGACTCCTTCCGGAGACTCTTCTGAATTCCGATTTCCATGTTTATTGGGGTTTCAATGCTGCAGTCAGTGCTCCCCATTTTTGGAATCTTTCTCGAATTGCTCGAGAGGATGAAGATGCGCAGGTAGTGGTAATTGATCCAAGAAGAAGCAAGTCTGCACAGCATTCCGATTTGTGGCTTAGACCGAAACCCGGGAGTGATTTGGCTCTAGCTTATGGAATAGCTAATCAACTTATCGCCAAAGACTACATTGACCATCAGTTTCTTGACCAGTGGACAAATGGATACGAGCATTTTGAAACGCAAGCGGCTAGATGGGATTTAGAAAGTACTGCAGAAGCCACGGGTATTCCAACCCAGACAATCACTGAAATGGCAGCAGCTTATGGAAATGCTGACCGGAGTGCCTTGTTGCTCGGTGTCGGATTCCAGAAAGCTAGGCAAGGGGGTGAGGCTATTGGGGTTGCTTCACTTTTGCCTGCTTTAACCGGGCTTCACAGAGGCTTCTTCTACAGTAATGGCAGTGGCTTTGACATAGATACTGCTTATCTAGAGGGCATTACACTTGCAGATACGAATCCCCGAATCGTTAGCCAAGTTGATTTAAGCAAACATGTTCAAGACGGTGAATTCAAGTTCATCTTCTGCTATAGCATGAATCCAGCTCTCACAGTACCAGATCAGGCTGCCTTCCGTAGTGGTCTCGAAAGAAGCGATGTCTTTCTTGTTGTACATGAAACTCACTGGACCGAAACAACTGATTATGCTGATTTAGTACTCCCTGCTCCCACATATCTAGAAAAGAGGGACATCGTTGTTCCCTGGGCTCACAATCGAATTAGAGAATCCCCTCGTGTAGTAGAACCGCAAGGCCAAAGCAAAACCGAAATCTGGCTTATGCAGGAGATTTCTAAAGCTCTTGAAATAGAACAAGACTGGGTACATGCTGACCCTTGGAAATGTCTAGATGCTGCAACAAGTACTACTTTTGAAGATGGCACACTAGAGGACTTGATAGCTGGCGAGACACTTCACCTCAGCTACCGAAGTATGACATCATATTCCACAAAGAGTGGAAAGATAGAATTTGACAACAATCTGCCAGAATATGAACCGACCACGCATTCTACCAATCAGTTTGTTCTCCTGAATAGCGCATTGCCCCAGTATACCCATACACAGTTCCAAGAAGTGTATGGTCCAATTCCCTCCGTTGTCTATATTCACCCTCTTGATGCCTGTGAAAGAGACATTGAGCATGGTGATACCATTATTATTTCCAATTCTCAAGGTCATGTATTACTTCAAGCGAACCTTTCAATAGACATTCAAAGAGGAACAATATGGACTCCTAGAGAGGGTAAAGGCCTCAGTGGTACTCCTCTCAACGCCCTGACTTCGGGAACGCCCCAGAAGCTCGGTGGAGGCCCCATGTTCAACTCCACACTTGTCTCGGTAGAACTCTATGAAA